From a single Brassica oleracea var. oleracea cultivar TO1000 chromosome C5, BOL, whole genome shotgun sequence genomic region:
- the LOC106344036 gene encoding zinc finger CCCH domain-containing protein 55-like isoform X3 codes for MDPGDPTSILFTKIRTLEPDFASKIIGYLLLQDLGKRDLMRLALGPDTLLQSVCLKAKSALGLSSNGSSSSGTTTPLNPISRPINIHRHSPRNGPFMEFSRSPSLNNTPGSNNPNVGSSPFQASSSLFASDGGGDDLVDEGQLGNYLSFLNESSSKNNNNNDENTDLFGFSGDNDDAHLHKRSFSASDVCFGSQEPGYGGYCRFPGLGDDFESPGGGFGSPDFRQQEEIARMNLAQRQRMAAAQFLAASGGSPMSYDKGINFLLGSRNAHHRSGGAGQFGDEGYWFGSPGRHEREEFMGMGDKSNSASKQIYLTFPADSSFTDEDVSNYFGNFGPVQDVRIPYQQKRMFGFVTFVHSETVRIILARGNPHFICDSRVLVKPYKEKGRILENRRQQQQLMQQMERGNFSPGSSPSGMDARDLFDCHFGPRMFSSTQEMMRRKAEQADLQQALEFQRRRLLNLQLPDLDSESFHHHQRSLSIGSPVHYPARVNQSMLFGEEGNGDSGHFQSEANRAFLSDSDNNKSHEGGYANHFHKGQETSLENALPDCFFASPSKTGETQEQSESENENCATVEKK; via the exons ATGGATCCTGGAGATCCCACTTCCATACTCTTCACAAAGATCCGAACTTTAGAACCGGACTTCGCCTCCAAAATCATAGGCTACTTGCTCTTACAGGACTTGGGCAAGAGAGACTTGATGCGTCTTGCTCTTGGACCAGACACTCTCTTGCAGTCCGTTTGTCTCAAAGCTAAGTCCGCTTTGGGTCTCTCCTCGAACGGATCTTCTTCTTCTGGCACGACGACGCCGTTGAACCCTATCTCGAGACCCATTAACATCCACCGCCATTCTCCGAGGAATGGCCCGTTTATGGAGTTCTCGAGGAGCCCTTCCTTGAACAACACTCCTGGGAGTAACAACCCTAACGTGGGTTCGAGTCCGTTTCAAGCAAGTTCCTCTCTTTTCGCTTCAGATGGTGGTGGTGACGATTTAGTCGATGAGGGGCAACTCGGTAACTACTTGTCCTTCCTCAACGAGTCTTCTTCTAAGAACAACAACAACAACGACGAAAACACGGATCTGTTCGGGTTCTCGGGTGATAATGACGATGCCCATTTGCATAAGAGGAGTTTCTCAGCAAGCGATGTTTGTTTCGGGTCACAGGAACCCGGTTATGGCGGTTACTGTCGGTTTCCTGGTTTAGGAGATGATTTCGAGTCTCCTGGCGGTGGGTTTGGTTCTCCGGATTTCAGACAGCAAGAGGAGATAGCGAGGATGAACCTGGCTCAACGGCAGCGAATGGCCGCTGCACAGTTCTTGGCGGCTAGTGGTGGCTCACCAATGTCGTATGATAAAGGCATTAATTTTCTCTTGGGTTCGCGTAACGCTCATCATAG ATCAGGAGGAGCAGGACAGTTTGGGGATGAGGGTTACTGGTTTGGTAGTCCAGGGCGACATGAAAGAGAGGAGTTTATGGGGATGGGAGATAAATCAAACTCTGCATCTAAGCAGATTTACTTGACATTTCCAGCTGACAGCTCCTTCACAGATGAAGATGTCTCCAATTACTTCGG CAATTTTGGACCAGTGCAGGATGTTAGGATTCCATACCAGCAGAAACGGATGTTTGGGTTTGTCACTTTTGTCCACTCTGAGACTGTGAGAATCATATTGGCCAGAGGAAACCCACATTTCATCTGCGACTCACGCGTGCTTGTTAAACCCTACAAAGAGAAAGGAAGAATCCTTGAAAA TAGGAGGCAGCAGCAACAACTGATGCAGCAGATGGAGAGAGGGAACTTTTCTCCTGGTTCAAGTCCATCTGGAATGGACGCAAGGGATCTCTTTGATTGCCACTTCG GACCGAGGATGTTTTCTAGCACACAAGAGATGATGAGGAGAAAAGCTGAGCAAGCTGACTTACAACAAGCATTAGAATTCCAAAGGAGAAGACTTCTCAATCTCCAGTTACCCGACTTGGATAGCGAGTCGTTTCACCATCACCAGCGCAGTCTTTCTATTGGCTCCCCTGTTCATTACCCCGCCCGCGTCAATCAAAGCATGCTCTTTGGTGAAGAAG GTAATGGTGATTCAGGACATTTTCAGTCTGAAGCAAACCGTGCTTTTCTGTCTGATTCTGATAATAACAAGAGCCACGAAGGTGGTTACGCTAACCATTTCCACAAAGG GCAAGAGACAAGTCTGGAGAACGCTCTGCCTGATTGCTTCTTTGCTTCCCCATCAAAGACCGGTGAAACCCAAGAACAGTCCGAGTCTGAGAATGAGAACTGTGCTACTGTGGAAA AAAAGTAG
- the LOC106344036 gene encoding zinc finger CCCH domain-containing protein 55-like isoform X1: MDPGDPTSILFTKIRTLEPDFASKIIGYLLLQDLGKRDLMRLALGPDTLLQSVCLKAKSALGLSSNGSSSSGTTTPLNPISRPINIHRHSPRNGPFMEFSRSPSLNNTPGSNNPNVGSSPFQASSSLFASDGGGDDLVDEGQLGNYLSFLNESSSKNNNNNDENTDLFGFSGDNDDAHLHKRSFSASDVCFGSQEPGYGGYCRFPGLGDDFESPGGGFGSPDFRQQEEIARMNLAQRQRMAAAQFLAASGGSPMSYDKGINFLLGSRNAHHRSGGAGQFGDEGYWFGSPGRHEREEFMGMGDKSNSASKQIYLTFPADSSFTDEDVSNYFGNFGPVQDVRIPYQQKRMFGFVTFVHSETVRIILARGNPHFICDSRVLVKPYKEKGRILENRRQQQQLMQQMERGNFSPGSSPSGMDARDLFDCHFGPRMFSSTQEMMRRKAEQADLQQALEFQRRRLLNLQLPDLDSESFHHHQRSLSIGSPVHYPARVNQSMLFGEEGNGDSGHFQSEANRAFLSDSDNNKSHEGGYANHFHKGQETSLENALPDCFFASPSKTGETQEQSESENENCATVESKPASTLQSA; encoded by the exons ATGGATCCTGGAGATCCCACTTCCATACTCTTCACAAAGATCCGAACTTTAGAACCGGACTTCGCCTCCAAAATCATAGGCTACTTGCTCTTACAGGACTTGGGCAAGAGAGACTTGATGCGTCTTGCTCTTGGACCAGACACTCTCTTGCAGTCCGTTTGTCTCAAAGCTAAGTCCGCTTTGGGTCTCTCCTCGAACGGATCTTCTTCTTCTGGCACGACGACGCCGTTGAACCCTATCTCGAGACCCATTAACATCCACCGCCATTCTCCGAGGAATGGCCCGTTTATGGAGTTCTCGAGGAGCCCTTCCTTGAACAACACTCCTGGGAGTAACAACCCTAACGTGGGTTCGAGTCCGTTTCAAGCAAGTTCCTCTCTTTTCGCTTCAGATGGTGGTGGTGACGATTTAGTCGATGAGGGGCAACTCGGTAACTACTTGTCCTTCCTCAACGAGTCTTCTTCTAAGAACAACAACAACAACGACGAAAACACGGATCTGTTCGGGTTCTCGGGTGATAATGACGATGCCCATTTGCATAAGAGGAGTTTCTCAGCAAGCGATGTTTGTTTCGGGTCACAGGAACCCGGTTATGGCGGTTACTGTCGGTTTCCTGGTTTAGGAGATGATTTCGAGTCTCCTGGCGGTGGGTTTGGTTCTCCGGATTTCAGACAGCAAGAGGAGATAGCGAGGATGAACCTGGCTCAACGGCAGCGAATGGCCGCTGCACAGTTCTTGGCGGCTAGTGGTGGCTCACCAATGTCGTATGATAAAGGCATTAATTTTCTCTTGGGTTCGCGTAACGCTCATCATAG ATCAGGAGGAGCAGGACAGTTTGGGGATGAGGGTTACTGGTTTGGTAGTCCAGGGCGACATGAAAGAGAGGAGTTTATGGGGATGGGAGATAAATCAAACTCTGCATCTAAGCAGATTTACTTGACATTTCCAGCTGACAGCTCCTTCACAGATGAAGATGTCTCCAATTACTTCGG CAATTTTGGACCAGTGCAGGATGTTAGGATTCCATACCAGCAGAAACGGATGTTTGGGTTTGTCACTTTTGTCCACTCTGAGACTGTGAGAATCATATTGGCCAGAGGAAACCCACATTTCATCTGCGACTCACGCGTGCTTGTTAAACCCTACAAAGAGAAAGGAAGAATCCTTGAAAA TAGGAGGCAGCAGCAACAACTGATGCAGCAGATGGAGAGAGGGAACTTTTCTCCTGGTTCAAGTCCATCTGGAATGGACGCAAGGGATCTCTTTGATTGCCACTTCG GACCGAGGATGTTTTCTAGCACACAAGAGATGATGAGGAGAAAAGCTGAGCAAGCTGACTTACAACAAGCATTAGAATTCCAAAGGAGAAGACTTCTCAATCTCCAGTTACCCGACTTGGATAGCGAGTCGTTTCACCATCACCAGCGCAGTCTTTCTATTGGCTCCCCTGTTCATTACCCCGCCCGCGTCAATCAAAGCATGCTCTTTGGTGAAGAAG GTAATGGTGATTCAGGACATTTTCAGTCTGAAGCAAACCGTGCTTTTCTGTCTGATTCTGATAATAACAAGAGCCACGAAGGTGGTTACGCTAACCATTTCCACAAAGG GCAAGAGACAAGTCTGGAGAACGCTCTGCCTGATTGCTTCTTTGCTTCCCCATCAAAGACCGGTGAAACCCAAGAACAGTCCGAGTCTGAGAATGAGAACTGTGCTACTGTGGAAAGTAAGCCAGCCTCAACACTTCAATCAGCTTAG
- the LOC106344036 gene encoding zinc finger CCCH domain-containing protein 55-like isoform X2, producing the protein MDPGDPTSILFTKIRTLEPDFASKIIGYLLLQDLGKRDLMRLALGPDTLLQSVCLKAKSALGLSSNGSSSSGTTTPLNPISRPINIHRHSPRNGPFMEFSRSPSLNNTPGSNNPNVGSSPFQASSSLFASDGGGDDLVDEGQLGNYLSFLNESSSKNNNNNDENTDLFGFSGDNDDAHLHKRSFSASDVCFGSQEPGYGGYCRFPGLGDDFESPGGGFGSPDFRQQEEIARMNLAQRQRMAAAQFLAASGGSPMSYDKGINFLLGSRNAHHRSGGAGQFGDEGYWFGSPGRHEREEFMGMGDKSNSASKQIYLTFPADSSFTDEDVSNYFGNFGPVQDVRIPYQQKRMFGFVTFVHSETVRIILARGNPHFICDSRVLVKPYKEKGRILEKRQQQQLMQQMERGNFSPGSSPSGMDARDLFDCHFGPRMFSSTQEMMRRKAEQADLQQALEFQRRRLLNLQLPDLDSESFHHHQRSLSIGSPVHYPARVNQSMLFGEEGNGDSGHFQSEANRAFLSDSDNNKSHEGGYANHFHKGQETSLENALPDCFFASPSKTGETQEQSESENENCATVESKPASTLQSA; encoded by the exons ATGGATCCTGGAGATCCCACTTCCATACTCTTCACAAAGATCCGAACTTTAGAACCGGACTTCGCCTCCAAAATCATAGGCTACTTGCTCTTACAGGACTTGGGCAAGAGAGACTTGATGCGTCTTGCTCTTGGACCAGACACTCTCTTGCAGTCCGTTTGTCTCAAAGCTAAGTCCGCTTTGGGTCTCTCCTCGAACGGATCTTCTTCTTCTGGCACGACGACGCCGTTGAACCCTATCTCGAGACCCATTAACATCCACCGCCATTCTCCGAGGAATGGCCCGTTTATGGAGTTCTCGAGGAGCCCTTCCTTGAACAACACTCCTGGGAGTAACAACCCTAACGTGGGTTCGAGTCCGTTTCAAGCAAGTTCCTCTCTTTTCGCTTCAGATGGTGGTGGTGACGATTTAGTCGATGAGGGGCAACTCGGTAACTACTTGTCCTTCCTCAACGAGTCTTCTTCTAAGAACAACAACAACAACGACGAAAACACGGATCTGTTCGGGTTCTCGGGTGATAATGACGATGCCCATTTGCATAAGAGGAGTTTCTCAGCAAGCGATGTTTGTTTCGGGTCACAGGAACCCGGTTATGGCGGTTACTGTCGGTTTCCTGGTTTAGGAGATGATTTCGAGTCTCCTGGCGGTGGGTTTGGTTCTCCGGATTTCAGACAGCAAGAGGAGATAGCGAGGATGAACCTGGCTCAACGGCAGCGAATGGCCGCTGCACAGTTCTTGGCGGCTAGTGGTGGCTCACCAATGTCGTATGATAAAGGCATTAATTTTCTCTTGGGTTCGCGTAACGCTCATCATAG ATCAGGAGGAGCAGGACAGTTTGGGGATGAGGGTTACTGGTTTGGTAGTCCAGGGCGACATGAAAGAGAGGAGTTTATGGGGATGGGAGATAAATCAAACTCTGCATCTAAGCAGATTTACTTGACATTTCCAGCTGACAGCTCCTTCACAGATGAAGATGTCTCCAATTACTTCGG CAATTTTGGACCAGTGCAGGATGTTAGGATTCCATACCAGCAGAAACGGATGTTTGGGTTTGTCACTTTTGTCCACTCTGAGACTGTGAGAATCATATTGGCCAGAGGAAACCCACATTTCATCTGCGACTCACGCGTGCTTGTTAAACCCTACAAAGAGAAAGGAAGAATCCTTGAAAA GAGGCAGCAGCAACAACTGATGCAGCAGATGGAGAGAGGGAACTTTTCTCCTGGTTCAAGTCCATCTGGAATGGACGCAAGGGATCTCTTTGATTGCCACTTCG GACCGAGGATGTTTTCTAGCACACAAGAGATGATGAGGAGAAAAGCTGAGCAAGCTGACTTACAACAAGCATTAGAATTCCAAAGGAGAAGACTTCTCAATCTCCAGTTACCCGACTTGGATAGCGAGTCGTTTCACCATCACCAGCGCAGTCTTTCTATTGGCTCCCCTGTTCATTACCCCGCCCGCGTCAATCAAAGCATGCTCTTTGGTGAAGAAG GTAATGGTGATTCAGGACATTTTCAGTCTGAAGCAAACCGTGCTTTTCTGTCTGATTCTGATAATAACAAGAGCCACGAAGGTGGTTACGCTAACCATTTCCACAAAGG GCAAGAGACAAGTCTGGAGAACGCTCTGCCTGATTGCTTCTTTGCTTCCCCATCAAAGACCGGTGAAACCCAAGAACAGTCCGAGTCTGAGAATGAGAACTGTGCTACTGTGGAAAGTAAGCCAGCCTCAACACTTCAATCAGCTTAG